From Erigeron canadensis isolate Cc75 chromosome 5, C_canadensis_v1, whole genome shotgun sequence:
CCCGAGTCAAAAAAGTTTTCCAACTACAAGGAAACTGAGCAGGGAAACTTAATTACCATTCATGTATGTGCTTCCATAGGTCTATGTCTGCAACTTTATGGCTCAAAATAATGTGTGATTTCTTCTCTAATCCTCCATTGTAGAATACTGATTTTTCTTGGTAACATTGGATTTCAAtgacatagaaaaataaagaatcCACTGATTAGTTTGAATCATGAAATTGCTACATAAGAACTCATATATAGTCCTTTTGAGTGTTTTTGGGAATTTTTTGCTAATGTTAGAATGAATTTGCACATTGTGATAATTAAGATTTCAGATCAGGAGGGGAATAAAAGACGAGCAAAAACATAAAGTGTTTTGTAATGAAAAGAAACTAGGATCTCTTGAATATAATAGAAcgcaaatttaaaaattaaaaggattattattaataatttcaaGTAGCAAAATGTTAACAAAACAgaagaaatatatttgtatcCAACGATCAACCAGCAGTGACTCTTTTGGAAAATCGATCATGATTTACTTAGAGTTAACCCAATGCATTATCTCCGTTGCAGCCTTCTTGTATATCTCGTCGTAAGGAGAAGTCTCTGCAAACCGATCTTGAGTGTTTGCCTAATCAACAATGCAAGAAGATTAAGATCAATAAATGTACAATTTAGTTATTATGCGACAAGATTTACGCATTTCTTACATGGGCATGAATCATAAACAAGCTTTTAACTTGATCCGAAGAGATTTGAGCAGAAACGATTTCCAAATTGTGCTTCTCGAACACAAAGCAAACCGCAGTAAGTAGTCCAGGCTTAGGCGAGCAGAGAATACTAAAATGTGCATCTAGGCCACACACATTCAAAGTGACATTTGAAGAAGCCCATGTTTCAAAGACCGTTGGTGAACGTAAAGGGAAGGGAAATGAGGTTGAGCTAGAAGGCGAGATCTCGCTGGTTGATGAACCCTGATCGGCTAAAAACGACTCCCTAGTGCCAAAGGCCATTTTGGATTGCTGATCAATTGGAGAAGCAATAGTTGTTTTGGATGCTACACCATAAAGCCTCTctaatttctttctttcaagCTTTTGGACGGTTTGTTGCAAGGTTTTGATGTAGCTTACTGCCTCATCAACAATTGTAGATTTGTCTGTCTAcaatacataattatatattcatcaacaaattaAGTGAAGAAttgtgcatttttttttattttataaattactaTTTCtcttttacatatttaaaatatacatatgttaTTCTATATCTTCTTGTACATGACATGTATATCCtacgatttttttttcttccttagATGTGAAAATGGTACGTTTATCTAAATTTTAgtatttcactttcaaaatgtTATGATTTGCTTTACCCTTTTTAGGaaatatactagattttagacccgtgttcaacATTGGACAcaggtttacgatattatcaatattagatcttcatacatttaattcacaAAATCTTATAATATTGAATATATACGagtctaagtgttatactttgcaagttgtagtacaataatcacaagttCGTCATTATCGATATTAGCCGAGACATATTGcctggaattgtttgtcgtagtaaTTTTACATGGCACATGCTACGATAATTTCcccattatataaatttttgaaaccagttgtacacACAATGTAATATCATTATAAAAGATAACaagaattaatatataaacatcCTTGTCATCctatacttgacattcaagtatatgtatttggtCATGCGGCCTCACAAtacgaataagtttattttcaatcacctgtcctatgataattagataacaattagggttgttttcatattctttgataacaattaagactcttgatttgagtgacaatggtaacttaaaaaaaactaaatataaatactttttgtaacctttaatggttaaaaataaatataaattaagtattcaaagctaaaaagtgtaaattattgatgaaaaacaaaaataaataaattaatgagactttttttacaaagtaatataaatagtaatataataatatattagataatgattattaggatttttaatttattgttaatctaaatgatgacataaaaaagagtcaatttgataaaattaagcgatttgattggttaataagttattagttgtatatatgtatgtatgtatgtatgtatgtattgttattattattattattattattattattattattattattattattattattattattattattattattataattataatataagatAAGATATGTTTTGAAGGAATCATAAGAAACAAGAGTCCCGATA
This genomic window contains:
- the LOC122598834 gene encoding transcription factor bHLH95-like, which gives rise to MVEGAHQEGYFWESDSWVMSGKSSGGFGKGDSGKRSPDNKNLIEPSMDNNNASEMKLRLDMQRGTSGSSDGSKRNNDTSFAAKNDEDDKKKVISRNKGKREGVEPANEHELHIWTERERRKKMRSMFQQLHALIPQLPPKTDKSTIVDEAVSYIKTLQQTVQKLERKKLERLYGVASKTTIASPIDQQSKMAFGTRESFLADQGSSTSEISPSSSTSFPFPLRSPTVFETWASSNVTLNVCGLDAHFSILCSPKPGLLTAVCFVFEKHNLEIVSAQISSDQVKSLFMIHAHANTQDRFAETSPYDEIYKKAATEIMHWVNSK